One Chloroflexota bacterium DNA segment encodes these proteins:
- a CDS encoding M14 family zinc carboxypeptidase, which produces MARFHDSDAGITLDNEFECASAREFSRIGPGHYEVQLLIENYSPDYPVVWEYMFCFRVRSQSEQTQSVTFRIMKGRGGISYLDGPHFAKRNGKWGLVPRSQTHMTQEYVEVTLDVAAGDEFLLGNHPFPTPAEVESAMHATAAALDDFSVREFGRTPEGRPLLALESQPRDKTVIVFDTMQPAEPGDVPILFLAHWLSSRSAEAERLLEEYQFCLMPLTNPDGTAHGHSVTNAAGEVPRCHFEDAKLGKPVPAEAATTWAYLAEKKPTAFIEFHIHYLVHAPHKLVGVTVNEPSDERGVVALPAATVLWGELLKLNSNWRARLIEAESETFRNALDGTLARDFGTLAYVYQIYAPTVEAACAHAVDVVRATVNGVQAATALDLQNA; this is translated from the coding sequence ATGGCGCGATTCCACGATTCAGATGCCGGCATTACTTTGGACAACGAGTTCGAGTGCGCCAGCGCACGAGAATTCAGCAGGATCGGCCCCGGGCACTATGAAGTGCAGTTGCTCATAGAGAACTATAGCCCAGACTACCCGGTAGTTTGGGAGTACATGTTCTGCTTCCGGGTGCGGTCGCAATCTGAGCAGACGCAATCGGTGACGTTTCGCATCATGAAGGGGCGGGGCGGCATCAGCTACCTGGATGGGCCGCACTTCGCCAAGCGCAACGGCAAGTGGGGCCTCGTGCCTCGTTCCCAAACGCACATGACGCAGGAATACGTCGAGGTCACCCTCGACGTTGCTGCAGGCGACGAATTCTTACTCGGCAACCATCCCTTTCCCACACCGGCCGAAGTGGAATCCGCGATGCATGCCACTGCCGCTGCGCTGGACGATTTCTCCGTGCGCGAATTCGGACGGACGCCGGAAGGCCGTCCGCTCTTGGCGCTGGAGTCCCAGCCCCGCGACAAGACCGTCATTGTCTTCGACACGATGCAACCGGCCGAACCCGGCGACGTGCCGATTCTCTTCCTCGCCCACTGGCTGAGCAGTCGCTCCGCCGAGGCGGAAAGGCTCTTGGAAGAATACCAGTTCTGCCTCATGCCCTTGACGAACCCGGACGGCACGGCCCACGGACACTCGGTGACGAATGCGGCTGGAGAAGTGCCGCGCTGCCACTTTGAGGACGCCAAATTGGGCAAACCGGTCCCCGCTGAGGCCGCCACGACTTGGGCATACTTGGCGGAAAAGAAACCCACGGCGTTTATCGAATTCCACATCCATTACCTCGTACACGCCCCGCACAAGCTGGTAGGCGTCACCGTCAATGAACCCTCGGATGAACGCGGCGTCGTAGCCTTGCCCGCGGCAACGGTGCTCTGGGGCGAGCTCCTTAAGCTCAACAGCAACTGGCGGGCGCGCCTCATCGAGGCGGAGAGCGAGACCTTTCGCAATGCCCTTGACGGCACGTTGGCGCGAGACTTCGGCACTTTGGCTTATGTCTACCAGATCTACGCCCCAACCGTTGAAGCCGCCTGCGCCCATGCCGTGGACGTGGTACGGGCGACGGTCAACGGAGTGCAGGCCGCCACCGCACTCGACCTGCAAAACGCTTGA
- the glnT gene encoding type III glutamate--ammonia ligase, with product MTLDEVKSLIAERGIKFFLCSYVEMSGAPKAKLIPATHIDDMADGSAGFAGFAAGDMGQSPHDPDMLCHPDFNSTLVLPWRPDIAWVSGNIHVNDVPWHYGPRSILQQQLAKAEKAGYLMNVGTEAEFMLLKQDEHGGYAPWDALDTLDKPCYDVRALYRNLDVITTLVGHMQDLGWEPYASDHEDATCQFELNWLYSDALTTADRHTFFRWMVKTVAEENGLTATFMPKPFQDLTGNGAHCHVSLWDNDNTTNLFLDEDDENGLSQLAYWFTGGVLHHARALTAVTCPIVNSYKRLIRGQPRSGATWAPVYGTYGGSNRTQMIRIPDPGRIENRIVDGATNPYLAYTVLLAAGLDGIANKIDPGVRNDDNLYELSEEELHRRGITFLPTSLPEALDELDKDDVLKEALGREYADYFIAVKRDEWNRYHLSVSQWELDNYIGVF from the coding sequence ATGACACTCGACGAGGTCAAATCTCTGATCGCAGAGCGCGGCATCAAGTTCTTTCTCTGCTCGTACGTGGAGATGAGCGGCGCGCCTAAAGCAAAGTTGATCCCGGCAACGCACATCGATGACATGGCGGACGGCAGCGCCGGCTTCGCCGGCTTCGCTGCCGGCGACATGGGGCAGAGTCCCCACGATCCCGACATGCTTTGTCATCCTGATTTCAATTCGACGCTTGTCCTGCCGTGGCGGCCGGACATCGCCTGGGTATCGGGCAACATCCACGTCAACGACGTGCCGTGGCATTACGGGCCCCGCTCGATACTGCAACAGCAGTTGGCCAAGGCGGAAAAGGCGGGCTATCTCATGAACGTGGGCACTGAAGCCGAGTTCATGCTGCTCAAGCAAGACGAGCACGGCGGCTATGCGCCTTGGGACGCGCTCGACACGCTCGACAAGCCCTGCTATGACGTGCGCGCTTTGTACCGGAACCTTGACGTCATCACGACCCTGGTCGGTCATATGCAAGACCTGGGCTGGGAGCCCTATGCATCCGACCATGAAGACGCTACTTGCCAATTCGAGCTCAACTGGCTCTACTCCGATGCGCTGACGACGGCCGACCGCCACACCTTCTTCCGCTGGATGGTCAAGACCGTCGCCGAGGAAAACGGCCTGACCGCCACGTTCATGCCGAAGCCGTTCCAAGACCTCACCGGCAACGGCGCGCACTGCCACGTGAGTCTCTGGGATAACGACAACACGACGAACCTCTTCCTGGACGAAGACGACGAGAATGGACTATCGCAACTCGCGTACTGGTTCACCGGCGGCGTCCTGCACCATGCTCGCGCGCTTACGGCAGTGACCTGTCCCATCGTAAACAGCTACAAGCGCCTAATCCGCGGCCAGCCGCGCTCCGGCGCTACCTGGGCGCCGGTGTACGGCACCTACGGCGGCTCCAACCGTACCCAGATGATCCGCATCCCCGATCCGGGACGTATCGAAAACCGCATCGTGGACGGCGCGACTAATCCCTATCTTGCGTACACCGTATTGCTTGCCGCCGGCCTCGACGGCATTGCCAACAAGATTGATCCCGGCGTGCGCAACGACGATAATCTCTACGAGCTCTCGGAAGAGGAACTTCACCGCCGCGGCATTACGTTCCTGCCCACCAGCCTCCCCGAGGCGCTGGACGAACTCGACAAGGACGACGTTCTTAAGGAAGCCCTGGGCCGCGAGTACGCCGATTACTTCATCGCGGTCAAGCGCGACGAATGGAACCGCTACCACCTCAGCGTGAGCCAGTGGGAACTGGATAACTACATCGGCGTGTTCTAG
- a CDS encoding FAD-dependent oxidoreductase, producing MIQLFRKERMWRAHELKKSYDVVIIGAGVHGLATAYYLGKDHGITNVAVLEKRYLGAGNSGRNTAIIRANYRTPEGVPFFARSLQLYEDLSRELEWNLLFNQCGHLTLAHTDSSVDGLRVRAETNQIMGVDSRVIYTEEIQKLVPALDMSDRPRLPVMAALYHPPGGIIRHDAVVWGYARACDRMGIEIHPFTEATSIGIDGSTASDHANEPQHIGTPEGKITSVETTNGSIATGTVINCAAGWATVVSRMAGVPLPIVTQPLQACVTEPLKPFLDKVIVSANLHVYVSQTDRGDCVMGAEVDPLQSYSMQGTLPTLEQMATYTLELFPQLHSVSVLRQWAGICDMTPDFSPIIGGVEGLEGYHLDVGWGTYGFKAGPVAGKYLAELIATGQTPELIEPFRLSRFREEALVGEKAAAAVSH from the coding sequence ATGATCCAGTTGTTTCGCAAGGAGCGCATGTGGCGCGCGCATGAACTCAAGAAAAGCTATGACGTCGTCATTATCGGCGCGGGCGTGCACGGTCTGGCTACAGCGTATTACCTGGGCAAGGACCACGGCATCACCAACGTGGCTGTCCTGGAAAAGCGCTACCTCGGCGCCGGCAATTCCGGGCGCAACACCGCCATCATACGTGCAAACTACCGCACGCCGGAAGGCGTCCCCTTCTTCGCCCGCTCGCTTCAACTGTATGAAGACCTGTCGCGTGAGCTTGAGTGGAACCTGCTTTTCAACCAATGCGGTCATCTGACCCTGGCCCACACGGATTCATCCGTGGACGGGCTGCGCGTGCGCGCAGAGACCAACCAGATCATGGGCGTGGACAGCCGCGTAATCTATACGGAAGAAATTCAGAAGCTCGTCCCCGCGCTCGACATGAGCGACCGACCGCGCTTACCCGTGATGGCGGCGCTCTATCACCCGCCGGGCGGCATCATTCGTCACGACGCCGTGGTGTGGGGCTACGCCCGCGCCTGCGACCGCATGGGTATCGAGATTCACCCATTCACGGAGGCGACGAGCATTGGCATTGACGGCTCAACCGCGAGTGACCACGCCAATGAGCCCCAGCACATCGGTACGCCGGAGGGCAAAATAACTAGCGTAGAGACCACAAATGGCAGCATTGCCACAGGCACCGTGATTAACTGCGCTGCCGGTTGGGCCACAGTGGTCTCTCGGATGGCCGGAGTTCCCTTGCCGATAGTGACTCAGCCTTTGCAGGCCTGCGTCACGGAGCCGCTCAAGCCATTTCTTGACAAGGTGATCGTCTCAGCCAATCTGCACGTGTACGTCAGTCAAACCGACCGAGGCGATTGCGTCATGGGAGCAGAAGTTGACCCGCTCCAATCCTACAGCATGCAGGGCACGCTCCCTACGTTGGAACAAATGGCCACCTACACCTTGGAGCTCTTTCCACAATTGCACAGTGTGAGCGTCCTGCGGCAATGGGCCGGCATCTGCGATATGACTCCCGATTTCTCGCCCATCATCGGCGGAGTCGAAGGCTTGGAAGGCTATCATCTGGACGTGGGCTGGGGTACGTACGGGTTTAAGGCCGGCCCTGTTGCCGGGAAGTACCTGGCGGAGCTCATCGCGACGGGCCAGACGCCAGAATTGATCGAGCCGTTCCGGCTCTCGCGCTTCCGTGAAGAGGCGCTGGTCGGTGAAAAAGCCGCAGCGGCAGTTTCACATTAG
- a CDS encoding 2Fe-2S iron-sulfur cluster-binding protein, with protein MSRNSESRHSGESGNPSSAASERNGHSAVTFHFNGKPIEAQPQDTVASALYRSGQRIFSRSFKYHRPRGLLCVSGRCPNCMINVDGTPNVRACTQPVQDGMQITHQNAYPSLESDFMAVAERFAWAMPVGFYYKTFTHPWMWHLAEPLIRRAAGLGKIERDPQPDAEHPYEHVFLHTATAVVGGGPFGLRAALDVAEQGEEVVLIDDQPELGGHTRYSVSGSDSSSAVSFPEASSGGQSTDELSALVKRVHEHPKVTVFTDATCFGIYEDNLLGIVHQGPGSPVAQRLTQLRTERIVVATGAHEIPLLFENNDVPGVMLSSGVQRLIGLHGVKPGERAVVVGTAEAAGSVSGALEAAGTAIVGTVPLDQVVKAVGRKHVSGLQTSEQLLACDLVVMCGDWVPDAGLVAQAGGNVAWDDERAVFVTSDLPDGVSAVGAVTGETLPPATTLPQNSDANPKKTFVCPCEDVSLHDLRTAIDEGFDHIETLKRYTTTTMGPCQGKMCHQAAIGICAQQTGQTIQETGRTTSRPPTSPVPLGALAGPHLHPVKRTPMHAKHDELGCVWMDMGEWKRPLYYGTPDSKEESVEQEYWAVRQRVGLIDLSTLGKLDVIGPDAGKLLDKVYTNRFSDLRVGRARYGVICDEAGIILDDGTVSRLGEDHYFITTTTGNIEFVEEWLEWWLAGSGMCVHVTNVTGGMGAVNVAGPKARDTIAKLTDRDLSNKRFGYMRCRQADVAGVPSLMLRIGFVGETGWEIHFPAEYGEHIWDAIMEAGAEFDILPFGVETQRVLRLEKKHVIVSVDTDATSNPIESDLAWVAKLDKEDFIGKAAISRAKERPPREKLVGFTMDENVLPPDGCVIIADGQPAGRITSVRYSPVNEKVIGLAWVAASLAVADQTIEMRVDGRPVTAKIKDEPFYDPAQARLRQ; from the coding sequence GTGAGCCGCAATTCTGAATCTCGTCATTCCGGCGAAAGCGGGAATCCATCTTCGGCCGCCTCGGAACGTAACGGGCATTCCGCCGTCACTTTCCATTTCAATGGCAAGCCCATCGAAGCCCAGCCCCAAGATACAGTAGCTTCTGCACTTTATCGTTCCGGACAGCGCATCTTCAGCCGCAGTTTCAAGTACCATCGCCCGCGCGGCCTGCTGTGCGTTTCGGGTAGGTGTCCCAACTGCATGATAAACGTGGACGGCACGCCCAACGTGCGCGCGTGCACGCAGCCGGTCCAAGACGGCATGCAGATCACTCACCAGAATGCCTATCCTTCCTTAGAATCCGATTTCATGGCCGTTGCCGAACGCTTTGCCTGGGCCATGCCCGTAGGGTTTTATTACAAGACCTTTACGCATCCCTGGATGTGGCATCTTGCCGAGCCCTTAATCCGGCGCGCGGCCGGCCTGGGCAAGATCGAGCGCGACCCGCAGCCAGATGCCGAACACCCCTACGAGCACGTCTTTCTGCACACGGCTACCGCCGTAGTCGGCGGAGGTCCTTTTGGATTGCGGGCCGCCCTGGACGTGGCAGAGCAGGGCGAAGAAGTGGTTCTGATCGACGATCAGCCGGAGTTGGGCGGTCACACACGCTATTCGGTCTCCGGCAGCGACAGTTCGAGCGCAGTCTCATTCCCAGAAGCCTCATCCGGTGGCCAATCCACTGATGAACTCTCAGCACTGGTGAAGCGTGTGCATGAGCATCCCAAAGTCACCGTCTTCACCGACGCCACCTGCTTCGGAATCTATGAAGACAATCTGCTGGGTATCGTGCATCAGGGTCCTGGATCTCCGGTAGCCCAGCGTCTCACACAACTGCGTACGGAGCGCATCGTCGTCGCCACGGGCGCCCATGAAATCCCGCTGTTGTTCGAGAATAACGATGTGCCCGGAGTCATGCTCAGTAGCGGCGTCCAACGCCTCATCGGCCTGCATGGAGTGAAACCGGGCGAACGTGCCGTTGTGGTTGGCACGGCAGAAGCAGCGGGATCAGTAAGCGGCGCGCTAGAGGCTGCAGGCACAGCGATTGTAGGAACAGTCCCCTTGGACCAAGTTGTCAAAGCCGTCGGTCGCAAGCATGTCTCAGGTCTTCAGACTTCCGAACAACTACTTGCGTGCGATCTTGTCGTCATGTGCGGCGATTGGGTGCCGGACGCAGGCCTCGTCGCCCAGGCTGGCGGCAACGTGGCATGGGATGATGAGCGGGCCGTTTTTGTCACAAGTGATTTGCCGGATGGCGTCTCGGCAGTAGGAGCAGTGACCGGTGAAACGCTGCCTCCTGCTACAACCCTCCCCCAGAATTCCGATGCGAACCCTAAAAAGACATTCGTTTGCCCCTGTGAGGACGTTTCGCTTCACGACCTGCGTACAGCTATCGATGAAGGCTTCGATCACATCGAAACGCTCAAGCGGTACACCACTACCACGATGGGGCCCTGCCAAGGCAAGATGTGTCATCAAGCCGCCATCGGGATCTGCGCGCAGCAGACCGGGCAGACAATACAAGAAACCGGCAGAACAACATCGCGGCCACCGACATCTCCCGTACCGCTCGGTGCGCTGGCAGGGCCGCACCTCCATCCGGTCAAGCGTACACCCATGCATGCCAAGCACGACGAACTCGGCTGTGTCTGGATGGACATGGGCGAGTGGAAACGTCCGCTCTACTACGGTACGCCGGATAGTAAAGAGGAATCAGTGGAGCAAGAGTACTGGGCGGTACGCCAGCGCGTCGGTCTGATCGACTTGAGCACCCTCGGCAAGCTCGACGTTATCGGCCCAGACGCCGGCAAGCTCCTGGACAAGGTCTACACCAATCGCTTTTCCGATCTGCGTGTAGGTCGCGCCCGCTACGGCGTCATCTGCGATGAGGCGGGCATTATCCTGGACGACGGCACCGTCTCCCGCCTTGGCGAAGACCATTATTTCATTACCACCACCACCGGCAATATCGAGTTTGTGGAGGAGTGGCTGGAATGGTGGCTCGCGGGCTCCGGCATGTGCGTGCACGTCACGAATGTCACCGGCGGCATGGGCGCCGTAAACGTGGCCGGCCCCAAGGCCCGAGACACAATCGCCAAACTTACCGACCGGGACCTCAGCAACAAGCGCTTTGGCTACATGCGCTGCCGCCAAGCCGACGTGGCGGGTGTGCCCAGCCTCATGCTGCGCATCGGTTTCGTGGGAGAGACCGGATGGGAGATTCACTTTCCGGCGGAATACGGCGAGCACATCTGGGATGCCATCATGGAAGCCGGCGCGGAGTTCGACATCCTGCCCTTTGGCGTGGAAACACAACGCGTGCTTCGCCTCGAAAAGAAACACGTGATCGTCAGCGTCGATACCGACGCCACGAGCAACCCCATCGAGTCCGACCTGGCCTGGGTAGCAAAACTTGATAAAGAAGACTTCATCGGCAAAGCAGCCATCAGCCGCGCGAAAGAACGTCCTCCCCGCGAAAAGCTGGTCGGTTTCACCATGGATGAGAATGTGCTGCCGCCGGACGGTTGCGTGATCATTGCCGACGGTCAGCCGGCGGGGCGCATCACGAGCGTGCGCTATTCGCCGGTGAATGAGAAAGTCATAGGTTTGGCCTGGGTTGCTGCAAGCCTTGCGGTCGCCGACCAGACAATAGAAATGCGTGTCGACGGCCGCCCGGTAACGGCCAAGATTAAAGACGAACCATTTTACGATCCCGCGCAGGCGCGACTCCGCCAGTAA
- a CDS encoding sarcosine oxidase subunit delta: MSFLIPCPNCGKRSVYEFRFGGEVKSRPEAGSSDEAWLGYSYATGNSERSQKEWWFHTYGCRQWLFAVRDTLTNDVTETSLPEDTL; encoded by the coding sequence ATGTCTTTCTTGATACCCTGTCCCAACTGCGGCAAGCGCAGCGTCTACGAGTTTCGCTTTGGCGGTGAAGTGAAGTCCCGGCCGGAAGCGGGTTCGAGCGACGAGGCGTGGCTGGGCTATAGTTACGCCACAGGTAACTCCGAGCGCTCTCAGAAGGAATGGTGGTTCCACACCTACGGCTGCCGCCAGTGGCTCTTTGCCGTGCGCGACACGCTGACCAATGACGTGACTGAGACCAGCCTGCCCGAGGACACGCTGTGA
- a CDS encoding FMN-binding glutamate synthase family protein, whose product MTDGENGRLRPSGTYTPEVIAEIQEKAQLGRYIMRGFGTLRERNWSTFDDLTFLPCTLTRIPLEGYREHCSTKTVIGSRYAENPIELDIPVMITGMSWGALSYNAKVALAQGAAAVGSSNTTGDGGMLEAERENSKTLVYEVLPSRYGVSIHHARAADAIELTIGQGAKPGTGGLLLGSKVSDVIAEQRDLPVGVDQRSPARHPDFLGPDDMIIKVEELREATDWKVPIFVKMGATRVFDDVRLAAKAGADAVVVDGMEGGTGASPEMLQEHTGIPTLAAVCEARAALEDLGLYGEVQLIIAGGIRHGVDAAKALALGADAVYIGTSALIALNCNKSLYVEDYEALGTKPGFCHHCHTGRCPVGITTQDPELMKRLPIDEAAERVSSYLRAMVSEMQMLARACGKADVHDLDPDDLRALTSEASMICGIPLVGTNRIVGGGPGWEERGH is encoded by the coding sequence ATGACAGACGGCGAAAACGGCCGCCTGCGACCTAGCGGAACATATACCCCTGAAGTAATCGCCGAAATTCAAGAGAAGGCGCAACTCGGGCGCTACATCATGCGCGGTTTCGGCACACTGCGGGAGCGCAACTGGTCGACATTTGATGACCTTACTTTCCTCCCTTGCACCTTGACCCGCATCCCATTGGAAGGCTATCGCGAGCACTGCTCGACGAAGACTGTCATCGGTAGTCGCTACGCTGAGAATCCGATCGAACTCGACATTCCCGTTATGATTACGGGCATGAGTTGGGGCGCGCTATCCTACAATGCCAAAGTAGCGCTGGCGCAGGGCGCGGCTGCCGTCGGCTCGTCGAACACTACCGGCGACGGCGGCATGTTGGAGGCAGAACGGGAAAACAGTAAGACCCTCGTCTACGAAGTCCTGCCCTCCCGCTACGGGGTCAGTATCCACCACGCACGCGCCGCCGACGCCATTGAGTTGACGATCGGTCAGGGTGCAAAACCGGGTACCGGCGGTCTGCTGCTCGGCTCTAAAGTCTCGGACGTAATTGCCGAGCAACGGGATCTCCCTGTCGGTGTGGACCAACGCAGCCCCGCACGCCATCCGGACTTTCTGGGTCCCGATGACATGATCATCAAGGTCGAGGAACTCCGCGAGGCCACTGACTGGAAGGTGCCGATCTTCGTCAAGATGGGCGCAACGCGCGTATTCGACGATGTGCGCCTGGCCGCCAAAGCGGGTGCCGACGCAGTAGTGGTGGACGGCATGGAAGGCGGCACCGGCGCATCGCCGGAAATGCTCCAGGAACACACGGGCATTCCCACGTTGGCCGCAGTATGCGAGGCACGCGCTGCTTTGGAAGACTTGGGCCTCTATGGCGAAGTGCAACTCATCATAGCCGGAGGTATCCGGCACGGCGTGGATGCCGCGAAAGCCCTCGCCCTTGGCGCGGACGCCGTCTATATTGGTACGTCCGCCCTCATCGCGCTCAATTGTAATAAGTCTCTATACGTAGAAGACTATGAAGCGCTAGGCACGAAACCGGGCTTTTGCCACCACTGCCATACGGGTAGATGCCCCGTCGGCATTACGACCCAAGACCCGGAACTCATGAAGCGACTGCCTATCGACGAGGCCGCCGAACGGGTCTCCAGCTATCTGCGCGCGATGGTCTCGGAAATGCAGATGTTGGCACGTGCCTGCGGCAAGGCCGACGTACACGACCTGGACCCGGACGACCTGCGTGCTCTGACCTCGGAAGCCTCGATGATCTGCGGCATCCCCCTCGTCGGCACGAACCGCATCGTCGGCGGCGGACCTGGCTGGGAAGAGCGGGGACACTAG
- a CDS encoding glutamate synthase, which translates to MAVELDCSGKTVRQINTAIKAHIASGEEEVLVRNPGARHNLGVALLQPSTVTFDGSVGYFCGGLMDGATVEVNGSTGWGLAESMLSGTVTVRGSAGNGAAATIRGGTVVIHRHAAARAGVAMKGGLLLIGGNCGYMAGFMGQRGTIVVCGDVGDAFADSMYETKCYVGGKIGELGNDAVIENLSSEDTAFLETTFAAHLPERLAELTSRLADFKKIVSGRRLWNFDKTDWEVWQQVV; encoded by the coding sequence ATGGCAGTTGAACTAGATTGCTCCGGCAAGACTGTCCGCCAGATCAACACTGCCATCAAAGCGCACATTGCCAGCGGAGAAGAAGAGGTCTTGGTACGCAATCCCGGCGCCCGGCACAACCTCGGCGTCGCGCTGCTCCAGCCCTCGACCGTAACTTTCGACGGTAGTGTAGGCTACTTCTGCGGCGGCTTAATGGATGGCGCCACGGTGGAAGTCAATGGGAGCACCGGCTGGGGTCTGGCGGAGTCAATGCTCTCCGGCACGGTCACGGTCCGCGGCAGCGCCGGCAACGGTGCGGCAGCGACAATTCGCGGCGGCACCGTGGTTATACACAGACATGCAGCGGCGCGGGCCGGCGTGGCTATGAAGGGCGGCCTCCTGTTGATTGGCGGGAACTGCGGCTACATGGCCGGTTTCATGGGACAGCGCGGTACCATAGTCGTTTGCGGCGACGTGGGCGATGCCTTTGCAGACTCTATGTATGAGACCAAGTGCTATGTGGGCGGCAAGATTGGCGAATTGGGCAACGATGCCGTTATAGAGAACCTAAGTTCGGAAGACACTGCGTTTCTCGAAACCACTTTCGCCGCGCATCTTCCCGAGCGCTTGGCCGAACTGACTTCGCGCCTGGCGGACTTCAAGAAGATCGTCTCCGGTCGCCGCCTGTGGAACTTCGATAAGACCGACTGGGAAGTTTGGCAGCAGGTGGTCTAA
- a CDS encoding glutamine phosphoribosylpyrophosphate amidotransferase, translated as MCGIIGFLDKAGEGAAPVGNTVLTMLNALACRGPDSAGVALYTGASNGHTVLRVKLGENGAFEGRRENITERVQSLGEIHGESTTEEYLRLELDFQGDPRELSALIESEAENVEVVSMGNALEIVKQVGTPENLEQTHGVSRITGTHGIGHTRLSTESRVDLSHSQPFWAHGMPDLAVVHNGHITNYHNLRRLYEQHGVRFYTENDSEVIGVYLADRISQGMSLKEALTASLYDLDGSFSYLAATQHELGFAKDRFALKPLLFTETDDSVVVATEEIAIENAFPGIGGVREAQAKEIQVWQLN; from the coding sequence ATGTGCGGCATAATCGGCTTTCTGGATAAGGCTGGCGAGGGCGCCGCGCCGGTTGGCAACACGGTGCTCACTATGCTCAACGCCCTGGCGTGCCGCGGCCCGGACTCTGCGGGTGTCGCGCTCTATACCGGCGCAAGCAACGGACACACCGTACTGCGCGTTAAGTTGGGCGAGAATGGCGCCTTTGAGGGACGCCGCGAGAACATCACCGAGCGCGTACAATCTCTGGGCGAAATACATGGTGAGTCAACCACCGAAGAGTACCTTCGCCTTGAGCTCGACTTTCAGGGTGATCCCCGGGAGCTCAGTGCGCTCATCGAGTCAGAGGCAGAAAACGTCGAAGTCGTAAGCATGGGCAATGCCTTGGAAATCGTCAAGCAGGTAGGTACTCCGGAAAATCTTGAGCAGACTCACGGCGTCTCGCGCATCACCGGCACACACGGGATTGGGCATACCCGCCTCTCCACTGAATCACGCGTAGACCTGAGTCATTCGCAGCCATTCTGGGCACACGGCATGCCTGACCTCGCGGTGGTCCACAATGGGCACATCACTAATTACCACAACTTGCGCCGGCTCTATGAGCAGCACGGCGTACGGTTCTATACGGAAAATGACTCTGAAGTCATCGGTGTCTACCTGGCAGACCGCATTTCGCAAGGCATGTCCCTCAAAGAGGCGCTCACTGCCTCCTTGTACGACCTGGACGGCTCCTTTAGCTATCTGGCCGCAACTCAACATGAGCTGGGCTTTGCCAAAGACCGCTTCGCTCTCAAACCGCTCCTCTTTACCGAAACGGACGACTCCGTTGTGGTCGCCACCGAGGAGATCGCAATTGAGAATGCGTTCCCGGGCATAGGCGGCGTGCGTGAGGCACAAGCGAAGGAAATACAGGTATGGCAGTTGAACTAG
- a CDS encoding methyltransferase domain-containing protein — MPGRSQDNVSEFYEFERAGWERVAGDYHRYFAALTTRFIEPLLDAGGVEAGCRVLDVATGPGYVAAAATGRGAQVVGIDFAKAAVDVARQQYPDITFQTASAERLPFPDAQFDAVLMNFGLLHVAQPELAVAEAHRVLRSGGRIAFSVWADPQISLGFQIILDAIGEHGNMDVTLPDGPPFFRFSDPAESRLVLTEAGFSSPRVEEMHTKWDFPHVDTLFDTFLHGAVRTGALLQAQSAEALAAIRQKVRDGVAGFEEDGVYRLPMAAVLSSAKKP; from the coding sequence ATGCCGGGCCGCAGTCAAGACAACGTCAGTGAATTCTATGAATTCGAGAGAGCGGGATGGGAGCGAGTAGCGGGAGACTATCACCGTTACTTTGCAGCCCTCACAACACGCTTCATCGAACCATTGCTGGACGCCGGTGGTGTAGAGGCCGGATGCCGAGTGCTGGACGTTGCCACAGGTCCCGGCTACGTCGCGGCAGCGGCAACGGGTCGCGGCGCTCAGGTGGTCGGCATTGACTTTGCGAAAGCGGCAGTCGACGTGGCACGCCAGCAATACCCCGATATTACGTTTCAGACAGCCAGTGCCGAAAGGCTGCCCTTTCCTGATGCCCAGTTTGATGCCGTGCTTATGAATTTCGGATTGCTGCACGTTGCTCAGCCGGAGTTGGCGGTGGCGGAGGCGCATCGCGTGCTACGCTCCGGGGGCCGTATCGCTTTTTCCGTGTGGGCAGATCCCCAGATTAGTTTGGGCTTTCAGATAATCCTCGATGCCATTGGCGAGCACGGCAACATGGACGTGACCTTGCCGGACGGACCGCCCTTCTTTCGCTTCAGCGATCCGGCTGAGAGCAGGCTCGTCCTGACGGAGGCCGGATTCTCATCTCCTCGTGTGGAAGAAATGCATACCAAGTGGGACTTTCCGCATGTGGACACGCTCTTTGATACATTCCTGCACGGCGCTGTGCGCACTGGAGCGCTTCTGCAGGCGCAGTCAGCGGAAGCGCTGGCTGCCATACGACAGAAGGTGCGCGACGGTGTGGCCGGTTTCGAGGAGGATGGAGTTTACCGATTGCCTATGGCGGCAGTACTATCGTCGGCGAAAAAGCCTTAG